The sequence GCGCGCGCAGGCCGACGGCGATCGCGCATCGGCGTCTCGGCCGCCGCCCGATGCGCGCGGCGACGCGGCGCGCACCGCACCGTCTCCGCAAGGCGGCGCCGACGCCAACGTCAATGCCGATGCCAACGTCGATGCCGAAGCCGAAGCGAGGCACAAGCGATGAGTGACAAGCTCGCCGCGATCGAGGCGCGCACCGATACCGCTCGTCAACTGCAGACCGTGATCGGTGCGATGCAGGGCGTGGCCGCCGCGCGCGCGCACGAGGCGCAGCAGCGTTTGCCGGGCATTCGCGCGTCGGCGGCCACCGTCGGCGCGGCGATCGGCGACGCGCTGTCGGCCGGCGCGCGTTCGGGCGAAACGGCGGCCGGCGCGCGCGCCGCGCCGCGCGCGCGGTTCGTCGTCGTGCTGTGCAGCGAGCAAGGTTTCGTCGGCGCATACAACGCGCAACTGATCGAGCACGCGACGCGGCCCGGGCCGAGCGTGTCGCGCGAGTACATGATGGTCGGCTCGCGCGGCGCGATGCTCGCCGACGCGGGCGGCGTGCCGCTCGTCTGGCGCACGCCGATGGCGGCGCGCGCGGACGACGTCGTGCATCTCGCGAACCGGATCACCGATGCGCTGTACGCGCATCTCGCGAAGCGCGGCGCGCAGCCGGTATCGATCGTGCATGCGATGCCGGGGGGCGCGGCGCGGCTCGAGGTGACCGAGCGCCGGCTGCTGCCGTTCGACTATGCGCGCTTCGATACCGCGCCGCGCGCGCAGCCGCCGCTCGTGCATCTGCCGCCCGCGACGCTGCTCGCGGAGCTCGCGCAGGCCTACGTGTTCGTCGAGCTGTGCGAGGCGGCGATGCTCGCGTTCGCCGCGGAAAACGAGGCGCGCACGCGCGCGATGATCGCCGCGCGCGAATCGGTCGAGCGCGCGCTCGGCGATCTGCTGCAGGCGTACCGGATCGCGCGGCAGGACGAGATCACGGCGGATATCGTCGAGCTGGCCGCGAGCGGACTATGAAACCGGGCGCATCGAAGCGGCGGTGCGGCGGTGCGCCGCGCGGCGCGCCGAATCGCGTGCACGAATCGCGCGCCGCTTCGCATGCGGTTTCGCCGCGGACGCGCGGATCGTCAACGCAATCGCGCCTCGCGCCGGGCGCGGTTGACGCACGTCAACGCCGGGCGCCGTGCGTGACCGATACTCGATCGGACATCGAACCAACCGGGAGCGATTGATGGCGCAATACATGAAGGCCGCGGTGGTGCATGCATTCGGCGAACCGCTTCGGATCGAGGAGGTGCCCGTGCCGACGCCCGGCGCGGGGCAGATTCTCGTGAACGTCAAGGCATCGGGCGTGTGCCATACCGATCTGCACGCGGCCGACGGCGACTGGCCCGTCAAGCCGACGCTGCCGTTCATTCCGGGGCACGAGGGCGTCGGCTTCGTCGCGGCGGTGGGCGAAGGCGTGAGGCACGTGAAGGAGGGCGATCGCGTCGGCGTGCCTTGGCTCTATACCGCGTGCGGCCATTGCGAGTATTGCCAGACCGGCTGGGAGACGCTGTGCCACGAGCAGCAGAACACCGGCTATTCGGTGAACGGCAGCTACGCGGAATACGTGCTCGCCGATCCGAACTACGTCGGCCATCTGCCGAGCAACGTCGCGTTCGACGAGATCGCGCCGATCCTGTGCGCGGGCGTGACCGTCTACAAGGGCATTCGGGTGACCGACACGCGCCCGGGGCAATGGATCGCGATCTCGGGGATCGGCGGGCTCGGGCACGTCGCGGTGCAGTACGCGAAGGCGATGGGGCTGCACGTGGTCGCGGTGGACGTCGCGCCGCAGAAGCTCGAGCTTGCGCGCAAGCTGGGCGCGACGTTCGTCGTCGATGCGTCGAAGGACGATCCGGCGGCGGTGATCCAGAAGGAGATCGGCGGCGTGCACGGCGTGCTCGTGACGGCCGTGTCGCGCGGCGCGTTCGCGCAGGCGCTCGGCATGGTGAGGCGCGGCGGGACGGTCTCGCTGAACGGGCTGCCGCCGGGCGATTTTCCGCTGCCGATCTTCTCGACGGTGCTCAACGGGATCACGGTGCGAGGCTCGATCGTCGGCACGCGGCGCGATCTCCAGGAATCGCTCGATTTCGCGGCCGAAGGGCTCGTGCGCGCGCATATCCATCGCGACAAGCTCGAGCACATCAACGGCGTGTTCTCGGCGCTGCGTGAAGGGAAGGTCGACGGGCGGATCGTGTTGACCGGGCAATGACGTCAGGACGCGCGCCCGCGCGGCACGCGCGCCGCCCGAGGTTCGAAACGATGAAGCTGCCGCTTTGCGGCGGGCGATGCGCGGCGCGGGCCGCGCATCGCCGAGCCGCGCCAGACGATACGAAAACGTGAGCAAGGAACCGAACACCCATCGCGAAGCAGGAGCGCCCGTTCATCGCTACCGGCTGCAGGTGCGCAACATGAACGGCGAATGCCGGACGTACGAACTCAGATTGAGCTCGCTCGACGACGGCTATACGCTGGAAATCGACGAATGGCTGAATTTTCCCGATACGCATCTGGGCGACGTCACGCCGGTGCATGTGTCGCGGCCCGTTCAGTTCGCCGTGCCGGCGCACGAGTTCTATCGGCGCCGGCGAGCGTTTCGCACCGAGCTGATCGAATCGGTCGCGGCTGCGTTGCGAGCCGGCGAGGTCGTGCGCATGCGAGATTCGCCTGACGAGTATCCGGGCGGCCACGCGGGCAATCCGTGGGTCAATTGGATACGAGCGGATCTTCGCGCAAATCCCGGCGGCCGGCCACCTCCTGTCGGCGACGACATGCAGGACCTGATCCATTGACGGGCCGCACGCATTCGATCTCGATCGATGGCCGGCATCGCGGATGCGCGAACGGCATCACGGAAACGCCGGAATAGTCGGATCCGTCCCTTCCAGATGCGCATTCGGATGATGCTGCTTGACGAGCGCCTCGATTTCTTCGACCCGGTCGCGGTGCACGTCGATCATCATCAGCAGTTCGCCGTTGTCGACCGCGTCCTCGAAGTGCTTGAGCCGCGTGTTCGGCACGCTGACGCCGATCATCGTGCTGACCCACGCGCCGAAGCCCGCGCCGGCGATCGCGAACGCCACCACCGCGCCGCCCGCGATCGTGAGGCCGGCAGGCGGAAACGCGATCGCCGCCAGGCCGGCGAGCGCGCCGGTGACGCCGTCCGCCGCGGTGCCTCGGGCGAGCGCGGGCAGCAGATCGCTGCTTTGCGCGATCGACGCCTCGGGCAGGTTTTCGAGCGGAACCCGATCGTTCGCGACCACGTGGATGTGCCGCCATTCGATGCGCTTGAGCAACAGCTCGTCGACGATCGCCCGTGCCGTGTCCGCATCGGGCAGCAGGAAATAGATTCGTCTCATGATGACCTCTGTCAGAGGACGCCCGGGCGCATGCGTCGGCTTGCGTGATGGCGAGGGAGGCGTGCCCGATGGGCCGAGGGCGGGACGGGCGCGCCGTTCGATGCCCATACGACGAAGTCTAGGCGAATCCGGGTCGAGGACAAGGCGCGTACGGGGTTCTCTCCGAGGCTTCTCGATAGAGGCCGCCGGGGATGGCACCGGTTTCCCGACCGGATGCCCGTTTCGACGCTGACAGGCGGCCGCGCGTCGCCGCGGCATGCTTGCGCCGTGCAAACGAACGATCGAACCGGCGCGGGCGCCGTGCGCAACTGCTCGCCTCGGCGCGCGCGGGCGAAGCCGCGTCGAGTCGCGCCGCCTCCATTGCATCCGCCGCGTCCCTCGCGTGACGCGCTCGCGAATGCCCATCGCCCATCGCGCGTCGGACGTCGGCGCCGCGTTATTCGGGTTTAACAGTACGCACCCGCGTATTCTTCCGCCGTTAACGCGGGAGCACAGCCCGAAATCGCGCCATTTCATCGCCGCACTACCAGGAATGCCCGGACGCCCACGCTCAGCTTCAGACAAAAGCTCTGGCTGCCGCTTGTTATCAGCCTGATCGCCCTCCTGCTCGTCTCGATCAGCTCCGCCTGGCTTTCCTACCAGACGCGGATGGAAGAGCGCCGCAACGATCTGACGAACGTCGCGCACGTCGGCCTGAGCATCGTGCGGGAGTATGCGGCGCTCGCGCAGCGCGGCGTGCTCACCGATGCGCAGGCGCGCAAGGAAGCGCTCGAGCGGCTGCGCAGCGTGCGCTACGGCAGCGACGGCTATTTCATCGTGATCGATTCGTCGCCCCGCATGATCATGCACCCGATCAAGCCGGATACGGTCGGCAAGGACTTGCGACACGTCGCCGACGCCGACGGCCGCCATCACTACCTGACGTTCGCGTCCGTCGCGCAATCCCCGCAAGGCGGCTTCGTCGACTATGTCTTTGCGCATCCGAACGCGCATCCCGCGAAAGCCGTCGACAAGCTCGGCTATGTGATCCGCTACGCGCCGTGGGACTGGATCATCTCGACAGGCGCATACATCGACGACATCCAGGCGGCGTTCGCGAAGTCGCTCTGCCTGTCCGCCGGCGTGTTCGCGTTGCTCGCCGCGCTGCTCGCGCTGAGTGTCGTCTACACGAATCGCGGCATCGAGCGCATGATCGGCGGCGATCCGCGCATCGCCGCGCACATGGCGGGCGTCATCGCGTCGGGCGATCTCGCGACGCCGTTCGCCACGCGCCGGGAGGACCGCAGCAGCCTGATGTTCGCGATCAGCCAGATGCGCGACGCGCTCGCGAACGCCGTCGCCCAGATCCGGGCAAGCGCCGGATATGTCGCGACCACGGCGGGCGAAATCGCGGACAGCAACATGGATCTGTCTTCGCACACCGAGTGCCAGGCGACGGCGCTGCAACAGGCGGCGTCGAGCATGCAGCGGCTCACGGAGAGGGTGCGCGACACGGCGGACCGCGCACGCGCCGCGAGCGAG is a genomic window of Burkholderia mallei ATCC 23344 containing:
- a CDS encoding methyl-accepting chemotaxis protein; this encodes MEERRNDLTNVAHVGLSIVREYAALAQRGVLTDAQARKEALERLRSVRYGSDGYFIVIDSSPRMIMHPIKPDTVGKDLRHVADADGRHHYLTFASVAQSPQGGFVDYVFAHPNAHPAKAVDKLGYVIRYAPWDWIISTGAYIDDIQAAFAKSLCLSAGVFALLAALLALSVVYTNRGIERMIGGDPRIAAHMAGVIASGDLATPFATRREDRSSLMFAISQMRDALANAVAQIRASAGYVATTAGEIADSNMDLSSHTECQATALQQAASSMQRLTERVRDTADRARAASELAGSAARITDRGGDMVVRVVAAMNDIRAESRKMVDIIGVIEGIAFQTNILALNAAVEAARAGNEGRGFAVVASEVRVLAQRSASAAKDIRALIGRAAERVGNGAELVEATGATIGEAQHAICRVTGIVQDIAAAATDQSQGLEQINAAVSQMDSVTRRNATLVEHAAIAAQSLNEQSRCLQDAVAAFRTEALGC
- the adhP gene encoding alcohol dehydrogenase AdhP → MAQYMKAAVVHAFGEPLRIEEVPVPTPGAGQILVNVKASGVCHTDLHAADGDWPVKPTLPFIPGHEGVGFVAAVGEGVRHVKEGDRVGVPWLYTACGHCEYCQTGWETLCHEQQNTGYSVNGSYAEYVLADPNYVGHLPSNVAFDEIAPILCAGVTVYKGIRVTDTRPGQWIAISGIGGLGHVAVQYAKAMGLHVVAVDVAPQKLELARKLGATFVVDASKDDPAAVIQKEIGGVHGVLVTAVSRGAFAQALGMVRRGGTVSLNGLPPGDFPLPIFSTVLNGITVRGSIVGTRRDLQESLDFAAEGLVRAHIHRDKLEHINGVFSALREGKVDGRIVLTGQ
- a CDS encoding F0F1 ATP synthase subunit gamma, which gives rise to MSDKLAAIEARTDTARQLQTVIGAMQGVAAARAHEAQQRLPGIRASAATVGAAIGDALSAGARSGETAAGARAAPRARFVVVLCSEQGFVGAYNAQLIEHATRPGPSVSREYMMVGSRGAMLADAGGVPLVWRTPMAARADDVVHLANRITDALYAHLAKRGAQPVSIVHAMPGGAARLEVTERRLLPFDYARFDTAPRAQPPLVHLPPATLLAELAQAYVFVELCEAAMLAFAAENEARTRAMIAARESVERALGDLLQAYRIARQDEITADIVELAASGL